The following are encoded in a window of Arthrobacter woluwensis genomic DNA:
- a CDS encoding transglycosylase family protein: MKQNAISLATRRSLAVVAASGALLGGVALAAPAANAAGESTWDALAQCESGGNWSINTGNGYYGGLQFDQSTWQAYGGTGSAAEASKSQQIAVAEKVQANQGWGAWPSCSSQLGLSGNGGGSAAAAPAPAQNTQVQAQGQYTQQQAPQQAPVEQAPVQQAPVEQAQPAPRHAAEVPVTGKTYTVEAGDTLAKIAQKLGLKGGWELLADANASTVTDVNLIFPGQELQIPAE, translated from the coding sequence ATGAAGCAGAACGCAATCTCCCTGGCTACCCGTCGCTCTCTTGCAGTCGTCGCCGCATCCGGCGCACTCCTGGGAGGGGTCGCCCTGGCGGCTCCCGCGGCGAACGCGGCCGGCGAGTCCACCTGGGACGCACTGGCTCAGTGCGAGTCCGGTGGCAACTGGTCCATCAACACGGGCAACGGCTACTACGGTGGCCTGCAGTTCGACCAGAGCACGTGGCAGGCCTACGGCGGCACCGGTTCCGCCGCTGAGGCCTCCAAGTCCCAGCAGATCGCCGTCGCCGAGAAGGTTCAGGCCAACCAGGGCTGGGGCGCCTGGCCGTCCTGCTCCTCCCAGCTCGGCCTCTCGGGCAACGGCGGCGGTTCGGCCGCCGCAGCCCCGGCCCCGGCGCAGAACACGCAGGTCCAGGCTCAGGGTCAGTACACCCAGCAGCAGGCCCCGCAGCAGGCTCCCGTGGAGCAGGCCCCTGTTCAGCAGGCTCCCGTGGAACAGGCTCAGCCCGCTCCGCGTCACGCGGCCGAGGTCCCCGTGACCGGCAAGACCTACACGGTCGAGGCCGGCGACACCCTCGCCAAGATCGCGCAGAAGCTCGGTCTGAAGGGCGGCTGGGAGCTCCTGGCCGACGCCAATGCCAGCACCGTGACCGATGTGAACCTGATCTTCCCGGGTCAGGAGCTGCAGATCCCCGCGGAGTGA
- a CDS encoding DUF2505 domain-containing protein gives MALNASTTVPFGLPEVAAVLVDENFVRHVSELVGGTLESFTIDGDTAAAFTATVVRTVPTTRLPDIARKVVGEALTVTQREAWTAPLEDGSRQADIQISISGAPVSASALQKLVPVDGQTRIDVEGEVTSSIPFLGGKIAGAAEPLVGKALNLQAQQAQSWLESH, from the coding sequence ATGGCCCTGAACGCTTCGACCACCGTGCCCTTCGGACTGCCGGAGGTGGCGGCCGTCCTGGTCGACGAGAACTTCGTCCGCCATGTGAGCGAACTCGTGGGCGGCACCCTGGAGAGTTTCACGATCGACGGCGACACGGCCGCGGCGTTCACCGCCACCGTGGTGCGCACCGTTCCGACGACCCGCCTCCCGGACATCGCCCGCAAGGTGGTGGGCGAAGCGCTCACCGTCACGCAGCGCGAGGCGTGGACCGCTCCCCTGGAGGACGGCAGCCGTCAGGCCGACATCCAGATCTCGATCAGCGGCGCTCCCGTGAGCGCGTCCGCGCTGCAGAAGCTCGTCCCCGTGGACGGCCAGACCCGGATCGACGTCGAGGGTGAAGTGACCTCCTCCATCCCGTTCCTGGGCGGCAAGATCGCCGGCGCGGCCGAGCCCCTGGTCGGCAAGGCCCTCAACCTGCAGGCTCAGCAGGCGCAGTCCTGGCTCGAAAGCCACTGA
- a CDS encoding purine-nucleoside phosphorylase: protein MDPFEAAKLAAEHIARETGVEQHDVALVLGSGWGGAADLIGETTHTLDAATVPGFHAPAVVGHTGTIRSVLTSDGKRALVLGARTHFYERKGVRAVAHGVRTAAAAGCKTLVLTNGCGGLNENWKPGTPVLISDHINLTAASPLEGATFVDLTDLYSSRIRGLAREVDPTLEEGVYAQFTGPHYETPAEVQMAKIIGASLVGMSTALEAIAGRQAGMEVFGISLVTNLAAGISPEPLSHAEVLEAGQAAGPRISALLAQIIGKL, encoded by the coding sequence ATGGATCCCTTCGAGGCCGCGAAGCTCGCCGCTGAGCACATCGCCCGCGAAACCGGGGTCGAACAGCACGACGTCGCCCTGGTGCTGGGCTCCGGATGGGGCGGCGCCGCCGACCTCATCGGCGAGACGACCCACACGCTGGACGCCGCGACCGTGCCCGGTTTCCACGCCCCGGCGGTGGTCGGCCACACCGGCACCATCCGCTCGGTCCTCACCTCCGACGGCAAGCGCGCCCTGGTCCTCGGCGCCCGCACGCACTTCTACGAGCGCAAGGGCGTCCGCGCCGTCGCGCACGGGGTCCGCACCGCGGCGGCCGCCGGCTGCAAGACCCTCGTCCTGACCAACGGCTGCGGCGGTCTGAACGAGAACTGGAAGCCCGGCACCCCCGTGCTGATCAGCGATCACATCAACCTCACGGCGGCCTCCCCGCTCGAAGGCGCCACCTTCGTGGACCTCACGGACCTGTACTCCTCCCGCATCCGCGGCCTGGCCCGCGAAGTGGATCCCACCCTGGAGGAGGGCGTCTACGCGCAGTTCACCGGCCCGCACTACGAGACTCCGGCCGAAGTCCAGATGGCCAAGATCATCGGCGCGAGCCTCGTCGGCATGTCCACCGCCCTGGAGGCCATTGCGGGCCGTCAGGCCGGCATGGAGGTCTTCGGCATCTCCCTCGTGACGAACCTCGCCGCAGGCATCAGCCCCGAACCGCTCAGCCACGCCGAGGTCCTGGAGGCCGGACAGGCCGCCGGCCCCCGCATCTCCGCCCTGCTCGCCCAGATCATCGGCAAGCTCTGA
- the deoC gene encoding deoxyribose-phosphate aldolase, giving the protein MSTNIASYIDHTLLKPDASREDVQRLCAEAVEYGFKSVCVNPVWVKTAVQALKGSPVLCCAVVGFPLGATPTDVKVFEARGAVEDGAAEIDMVINIASAQADDKDALVEDIAAVAAAVHDGEAILKVIIETALLTDEQKVLACQASVEAGADFVKTSTGFNGGGATVEDVKLMRATVGPDLGVKASGGVRSLEDAQAMIAAGATRIGASSGIAIVKGEQGQSDY; this is encoded by the coding sequence ATGAGCACGAACATCGCCTCTTACATCGACCACACCCTCCTCAAGCCGGACGCGAGCCGCGAGGACGTGCAGCGCCTCTGCGCCGAGGCCGTGGAATACGGTTTCAAGTCCGTGTGCGTGAACCCGGTCTGGGTGAAGACCGCCGTCCAGGCGCTCAAGGGCAGCCCGGTGCTGTGCTGCGCCGTCGTGGGCTTCCCGCTGGGCGCCACGCCCACCGATGTGAAGGTCTTCGAGGCACGCGGCGCGGTGGAGGACGGCGCCGCGGAGATCGACATGGTCATCAACATCGCTTCGGCCCAGGCGGACGACAAGGACGCGCTCGTCGAGGACATCGCCGCCGTGGCCGCCGCGGTGCACGACGGCGAGGCGATCCTGAAGGTCATCATCGAGACCGCGCTGCTCACGGACGAGCAGAAGGTCCTCGCCTGCCAGGCGTCCGTCGAGGCGGGCGCGGACTTCGTGAAGACCTCCACCGGCTTCAACGGCGGCGGGGCGACCGTGGAGGACGTGAAGCTCATGCGCGCCACCGTGGGTCCCGATCTGGGCGTCAAGGCGTCCGGCGGAGTGCGGAGCCTGGAGGATGCACAGGCTATGATTGCTGCTGGTGCCACCCGCATCGGCGCGAGCTCCGGCATCGCCATCGTCAAGGGCGAACAGGGTCAGAGCGACTACTGA
- a CDS encoding NAD(P)H-quinone dehydrogenase: MSTHPDFAAPRIAVLGGGPGGYEAAAVAASLGAKVTVIERNGLGGAAVLTDVVPSKTLIATADLMARVSEAHSLGVRFEVDSGAPTMVADLEHIDRRVMELAQEQSDDIRRSLEEAGVKVLIGDGVLQDDRTIKVTTKSGSVRTVDADAIILAVGAHPRELPSAKPDGERILNWTQLYNLTTLPEELIVVGSGVTGAEFASAYNGLGSKVTLISSRDQVLPGEDSDAADVLEEVFERRGVRVLSRSRAEKVERTEDGVLVTLGDGSTITGTHCLMCVGSIPNTEGIGLENAGVALTDSGHIKVDGVSRTTAHNVYAAGDCTGVFALASVAAMQGRIAVAHIMGDGVRPLKLNEVASNIFTSPEIASVGVSEKDLSTGRYQGDVVMLPLKSNPRAKMRNSKDGFVKIISRKGSGTVIGGVVVGPNASELIYPIGLAVAKKLHVDDVASTFTVFPSLTGSIAEAARRLHVHHYDG, from the coding sequence GTGAGCACGCATCCTGATTTCGCCGCGCCCCGTATCGCCGTCCTCGGAGGAGGTCCCGGTGGTTACGAGGCCGCCGCGGTCGCCGCATCCCTGGGTGCGAAGGTCACCGTCATCGAGCGCAACGGCCTGGGAGGCGCCGCGGTGCTGACCGACGTCGTGCCCTCCAAGACCCTGATTGCCACCGCCGACCTCATGGCGCGCGTCTCGGAGGCGCACTCCCTGGGGGTCCGCTTCGAGGTGGATTCCGGCGCGCCGACCATGGTGGCCGATCTGGAGCACATCGACCGCCGTGTGATGGAGCTGGCCCAGGAGCAGTCGGACGACATCCGCCGCAGCCTCGAGGAGGCCGGCGTGAAGGTGCTGATCGGTGACGGCGTGCTGCAGGACGACCGCACCATCAAGGTCACCACCAAGTCGGGCTCGGTGCGCACGGTCGACGCCGACGCCATCATCCTGGCCGTCGGCGCCCACCCCCGCGAGCTGCCGAGCGCCAAGCCGGACGGCGAGCGGATCCTGAACTGGACCCAGCTCTACAACCTGACCACGCTGCCCGAGGAACTGATCGTGGTCGGTTCCGGCGTGACCGGCGCCGAGTTCGCCTCCGCGTACAACGGTCTGGGGTCCAAGGTCACCCTGATCTCCAGCCGCGACCAGGTGCTCCCGGGTGAGGACAGCGACGCCGCCGACGTGCTGGAAGAGGTCTTCGAGCGCCGTGGCGTCCGCGTCCTGTCCCGCTCGCGTGCGGAGAAGGTGGAGCGCACCGAGGACGGCGTGCTCGTCACCCTCGGCGACGGCAGCACCATCACGGGCACCCACTGCCTCATGTGTGTGGGCTCCATCCCGAACACCGAGGGCATCGGTCTGGAGAACGCCGGAGTGGCGCTGACCGACTCGGGCCACATCAAGGTCGACGGCGTCTCCCGCACGACGGCCCACAATGTCTACGCGGCCGGCGACTGCACCGGGGTGTTCGCGCTGGCGTCCGTGGCCGCCATGCAGGGCCGCATCGCGGTGGCCCACATCATGGGCGATGGCGTCCGCCCCCTCAAGCTCAACGAGGTGGCGTCCAACATCTTCACCTCCCCGGAGATCGCCTCGGTGGGCGTCTCGGAGAAGGACCTCTCCACGGGCCGCTACCAGGGCGACGTCGTCATGCTGCCGCTCAAGTCGAACCCGCGCGCCAAGATGCGGAACTCCAAGGACGGCTTCGTCAAGATCATCTCCCGCAAGGGCTCGGGCACGGTGATCGGCGGCGTCGTGGTGGGTCCGAACGCCTCGGAGCTCATCTACCCGATCGGCCTGGCCGTGGCGAAGAAGCTGCACGTGGACGACGTCGCGAGCACCTTCACGGTCTTCCCGTCGCTGACCGGTTCCATCGCGGAGGCGGCGCGCCGCCTGCACGTGCACCACTACGACGGCTAG
- the mfd gene encoding transcription-repair coupling factor, whose protein sequence is MSPRTASATSSQNPAVFQAQLAGIRTVLAEDPAFGNLRVSAAQGTRRSDDFHLGAPSGLNPVVIAELVDGLKELDSERPDAGSGTSAGTAPAVVLAVTATGREAEDLAAALRAYLPEDEVAEFPSWETLPHERLSPRSDTVGRRLTVLRRLAHPEAFATPLRVVVAPVRAVVQPVVAGLGDLEPVTVRVGAEEPFEDLVRRLAAAAYARVDMVTHRGEFAVRGGILDVFPPTENHPIRIEFFGDEVEQMRYFAVADQRSLSVGDGVVHPEVLWAPPCRELLITPSVMSRAAKLQKSMPGAADMLEKIAGGITVEGMESLAPVLVDSMVPFVSSLPEGSIAFMIEPEKVRLRAHDLIATNEEFLAAAWSTASDGGAAPLDLGLDPEALLHEASFRTLADTRTDAQSAGVSWWDVSTLGVDEELGHDVDVLALRAREPRGYRGDVGEMLEFISSRIKDSWRLVVVTDGPGPAQRLAELFHDADVPCARVDRLADAPAPGIIEITTAEAGHGFVLDGLKFGVLTEADLLGRSSARGGTKDMRKMPSRRRNAVDPLSLHAGDFVVHEQHGIGRFVELVQRKTAGSDGVREYLVLEYAPSKRGAPGDRLFVPTDQLDQVTRYVGGDTPALSKMGGSDWASTKSKARRAVKEIAGELIRLYSARMASKGHAFGQDTPWQRELEQAFPYVETPDQLTTINEVKADMEKEIPMDRLVSGDVGYGKTEIAVRAAFKAIQDGKQVAVLVPTTLLAQQHHETFSERFSGFPVRVRALSRFQIAKESKETLAGVKDGSVDLVIGTHRLLSKEIEFKDLGLVIIDEEQRFGVEHKEALKKMRTNVDVLAMSATPIPRTLEMSLTGIRETSTLATPPEERHPVLTYVGPYTDKQVSAAVRRELMREGQVFFVHNRVSSIDRVAASIRELVPEARVEVAHGQMTEARLEQIIVDFWEKRFDVLVCTTIIETGLDISNANTLIVDGANNYGLSQLHQLRGRVGRGRERAYAYFLYPSEKPLGEVALERLKAVAAHNELGAGMQLAMKDLEIRGAGNLLGGEQSGHIQGVGFDLYIRLVGEAVAEYRGEKEEAAAEMKIELPINAHLPHDYVPGERLRLEAYRKLAAAHTDAAIDEVRDELVDRYGEPPAPVVNLLDVARFRVAARAVGLTDVAVQGNFIKFAPAALPESKTMRLSRMYPGSQIKPALNAVLIPKPKTARVGGRDLADAQVLEWARNVLAAIFED, encoded by the coding sequence ATGAGTCCTCGCACCGCATCCGCCACGTCCTCCCAGAATCCCGCCGTGTTCCAGGCACAGCTCGCGGGCATCCGCACCGTCCTGGCCGAAGACCCGGCCTTCGGGAACCTGCGGGTGTCAGCGGCCCAGGGCACCCGGCGCAGCGACGACTTCCATCTGGGTGCGCCGAGCGGCCTGAACCCCGTGGTGATCGCCGAACTGGTGGACGGGCTCAAGGAGCTGGACTCCGAGAGGCCCGACGCCGGCTCCGGAACCTCGGCGGGAACGGCGCCTGCCGTCGTGCTCGCCGTGACGGCGACGGGGCGCGAGGCGGAGGACCTGGCCGCCGCCCTGCGCGCCTATCTGCCGGAGGACGAGGTGGCGGAGTTCCCCAGCTGGGAGACGCTGCCCCATGAGCGGCTCTCGCCCCGTTCCGACACGGTCGGGCGCCGTCTCACCGTGCTGCGCCGCCTGGCCCACCCGGAGGCGTTCGCCACCCCGCTGCGCGTCGTCGTGGCGCCCGTGCGCGCCGTCGTCCAGCCGGTCGTGGCGGGCCTCGGCGACCTGGAACCCGTCACGGTGCGGGTCGGCGCGGAAGAGCCCTTCGAGGACCTCGTCCGCCGGCTCGCCGCCGCGGCGTACGCGCGAGTGGACATGGTGACGCACCGCGGCGAGTTCGCCGTCCGTGGCGGCATCCTGGACGTCTTCCCGCCCACCGAGAACCACCCCATCCGCATCGAGTTCTTCGGCGACGAGGTGGAGCAGATGCGCTACTTCGCGGTCGCCGACCAGCGCTCCCTCTCCGTGGGTGACGGCGTCGTCCACCCCGAGGTCCTGTGGGCTCCGCCGTGCCGCGAACTGCTCATCACGCCGTCCGTCATGTCCCGCGCCGCGAAGCTGCAGAAGAGCATGCCCGGCGCCGCGGACATGCTGGAGAAGATCGCGGGTGGGATCACCGTGGAAGGCATGGAGTCCCTGGCGCCCGTGCTGGTCGACTCCATGGTGCCGTTCGTCTCGTCCCTGCCCGAGGGCTCGATCGCGTTCATGATCGAACCGGAGAAGGTCCGGCTCCGCGCCCACGACCTCATCGCGACCAACGAGGAATTCCTCGCGGCCGCGTGGTCCACCGCCTCGGACGGCGGCGCCGCGCCGCTGGACCTCGGCCTGGACCCGGAGGCCCTCCTCCACGAGGCCAGCTTCCGCACGCTCGCGGACACCCGGACCGACGCGCAGTCGGCGGGCGTCTCCTGGTGGGACGTCTCCACCCTGGGTGTGGACGAGGAACTGGGGCACGACGTCGACGTGCTGGCGCTGCGGGCCAGGGAACCGCGCGGATACCGCGGCGATGTGGGGGAGATGCTGGAGTTCATCTCCTCCCGGATCAAGGACTCCTGGCGGCTCGTCGTGGTCACGGACGGCCCGGGCCCGGCGCAGCGCCTCGCCGAGCTGTTCCACGATGCCGACGTGCCCTGTGCCCGGGTGGATCGCCTGGCGGACGCGCCGGCTCCCGGCATCATCGAGATCACGACGGCGGAGGCCGGCCACGGCTTCGTCCTGGACGGGCTGAAGTTCGGCGTCCTGACCGAGGCCGATCTGCTCGGCCGTTCGAGCGCCCGTGGCGGCACCAAGGACATGCGGAAGATGCCGTCCCGGCGCCGCAACGCCGTCGACCCCCTGTCCCTGCACGCCGGCGACTTCGTCGTGCACGAACAGCACGGCATCGGCCGGTTCGTGGAGCTGGTGCAGCGGAAGACCGCCGGCTCGGACGGGGTGCGCGAATACCTGGTCCTGGAGTACGCCCCGTCCAAGCGCGGCGCCCCCGGGGACCGGCTCTTCGTCCCCACCGATCAGCTGGACCAGGTCACCCGTTACGTCGGCGGTGACACCCCGGCGCTCAGCAAGATGGGCGGCTCCGACTGGGCCTCCACCAAGTCCAAGGCGCGCCGGGCGGTCAAGGAGATCGCCGGCGAGCTCATCCGGCTGTACTCGGCCCGGATGGCGTCCAAGGGGCACGCGTTCGGGCAGGACACCCCCTGGCAGCGCGAACTGGAACAGGCGTTCCCGTATGTCGAGACGCCGGATCAGCTGACGACCATCAACGAGGTCAAGGCGGACATGGAGAAGGAGATCCCCATGGACCGCCTCGTCTCCGGCGACGTCGGCTACGGCAAGACCGAGATCGCGGTCCGCGCCGCGTTCAAGGCCATCCAGGACGGCAAGCAGGTGGCCGTTCTGGTGCCCACCACCCTCCTCGCCCAGCAGCACCACGAGACCTTCAGCGAGCGGTTCTCCGGGTTCCCGGTCCGGGTCCGGGCCCTGTCCCGGTTCCAGATCGCCAAGGAGTCCAAGGAGACGCTCGCCGGCGTCAAGGACGGCAGCGTCGATCTCGTGATCGGCACGCACCGCCTCCTGTCCAAGGAGATCGAGTTCAAGGATCTGGGACTCGTCATCATCGACGAGGAACAGCGGTTCGGCGTGGAGCACAAGGAAGCGCTCAAGAAGATGCGCACCAACGTGGACGTGCTGGCGATGTCCGCCACCCCGATCCCGCGCACCCTCGAGATGTCCCTCACCGGCATCCGGGAGACCTCCACCCTGGCCACGCCGCCGGAGGAGCGCCACCCCGTGCTCACCTACGTCGGCCCGTACACGGACAAGCAGGTGTCCGCCGCGGTCCGCCGTGAGCTCATGCGCGAGGGCCAGGTGTTCTTCGTGCACAACCGGGTGTCCTCGATCGACCGGGTGGCAGCGTCCATCCGCGAGCTGGTCCCGGAGGCACGGGTCGAGGTGGCGCATGGTCAGATGACCGAGGCGCGCCTGGAACAGATCATCGTGGACTTCTGGGAGAAGCGGTTCGACGTGCTGGTCTGCACCACCATCATCGAGACCGGCCTGGACATCTCCAACGCCAACACCCTGATCGTGGACGGCGCCAACAACTACGGCCTCTCACAGCTGCACCAGCTCCGTGGCCGTGTGGGCCGTGGCCGGGAGCGGGCGTACGCGTACTTCCTGTATCCGTCGGAGAAACCGCTGGGCGAGGTGGCCCTGGAACGTCTCAAGGCCGTCGCCGCGCACAACGAACTCGGCGCCGGCATGCAGCTCGCCATGAAGGACCTCGAGATCCGCGGCGCCGGCAACCTCCTGGGCGGTGAGCAGTCGGGCCACATCCAGGGGGTGGGCTTCGACCTCTACATCCGCCTCGTCGGCGAAGCGGTCGCGGAGTACCGCGGGGAGAAGGAGGAAGCGGCGGCCGAGATGAAGATCGAGCTGCCGATCAACGCCCACCTGCCGCACGACTACGTGCCGGGGGAGCGCCTGCGCCTCGAGGCCTACCGCAAGCTCGCCGCGGCCCACACGGACGCGGCGATCGACGAGGTGCGCGACGAACTGGTGGACCGCTACGGCGAGCCGCCCGCCCCCGTGGTCAACCTCCTGGACGTGGCGCGCTTCCGCGTGGCCGCCCGCGCGGTCGGGCTGACCGACGTCGCGGTCCAGGGGAACTTCATCAAGTTCGCCCCGGCGGCGCTGCCGGAGTCCAAGACCATGCGCCTGAGCCGCATGTACCCGGGCTCCCAGATCAAGCCTGCGCTCAACGCGGTGCTGATCCCGAAGCCGAAGACGGCGCGGGTCGGGGGCCGCGATCTCGCCGACGCACAGGTCCTCGAGTGGGCCCGCAACGTGCTCGCGGCGATCTTCGAGGACTGA
- a CDS encoding DUF2087 domain-containing protein: MSALSSVRVLLSLLRSPKSAPLVSRLAAGELVDADERLAGNLVQSGLAVAEDGGLRLAPDVLGQALAALDPAAQVEALLATPRIALAGRAPGSVNGLVHAVVTRCVRDGEVLSEAQVNERLSVLVEDVAFFRRHAVDLDILRRKSDGTAYWLSPPSSSWMA; encoded by the coding sequence ATGTCCGCTCTCAGTTCCGTCCGGGTGCTCCTCAGTCTCCTGCGGTCGCCGAAGTCCGCTCCCCTGGTCTCCCGGCTGGCCGCCGGGGAACTCGTCGACGCCGACGAGCGCCTCGCAGGGAATCTCGTGCAGAGCGGCCTGGCCGTGGCCGAGGACGGCGGACTCAGGCTCGCGCCGGACGTCCTGGGGCAGGCCCTCGCCGCTCTGGACCCGGCCGCGCAGGTCGAGGCCCTCCTCGCCACTCCGAGGATCGCCTTGGCGGGCCGGGCGCCGGGCAGCGTGAACGGTCTTGTCCACGCAGTGGTCACCCGCTGCGTCCGGGACGGCGAGGTGCTCTCCGAAGCCCAGGTCAACGAACGCCTGTCCGTCCTGGTCGAGGACGTCGCGTTCTTCCGCCGCCACGCCGTGGACCTGGACATCCTCCGCCGGAAGTCCGACGGGACCGCCTACTGGCTCAGCCCGCCGTCGTCGTCCTGGATGGCGTAG
- a CDS encoding phospho-sugar mutase gives MAPHSTAHDDAASAPLPTGLAQRAREWAATDPDSATAAQLLALVDDAERGSATATAELEDAFSGTLQFGTAGLRAALGPGPMRMNRVVVRRAAAGFAAFLNEALGADGEARAPRVVVGFDARHNSDVFARDSAAVFTAAGLEVFLMPSALPTPLLAYAVRALDADGGVMVTASHNPPQDNGYKVYLGGRAVPEGARGSQIVEPYDARIAAAIAAVGPSESIALAESGWEVLPASIEDDYRAAVVALALPDRFPERDLDIVLTPMHGVGGRTTEAVLRAAGFASVTQVAEQAQPDPDFPTVSFPNPEEPGALDLALALAAERGADVVLANDPDADRAAVAAFDPDADGGRGAWRMLRGDEVGALLGAHMADRLAGRTEGVFANSIVSSRLLSRIAAAAGYEHRETLTGFKWISRVPGLVYGYEEALGYCVAPELARDKDGISAALLIAELAAQAKAQGSSLFGLLDTLALEHGLHASDQLSVRVADLSLLDTMMAALRATPPAALAESAVVVAQDLSQGTEELPGTNGLKYLSEDGTQVIVRPSGTEPKLKCYLEVVVPVDGADALPAAKREARRRLDAVLDGMRSALGV, from the coding sequence ATGGCCCCGCACAGCACGGCGCACGACGACGCCGCCTCCGCTCCCCTGCCCACCGGCCTCGCGCAGCGGGCCCGGGAGTGGGCGGCCACCGACCCTGACAGCGCCACCGCGGCGCAGCTGCTCGCCCTCGTGGACGACGCGGAGCGCGGCTCCGCCACGGCGACGGCCGAGCTGGAGGACGCGTTCTCCGGGACCCTGCAGTTCGGCACCGCCGGTCTGCGCGCCGCGCTGGGCCCGGGACCGATGCGGATGAACCGCGTGGTGGTGCGCCGTGCCGCAGCCGGTTTCGCGGCCTTCCTCAACGAGGCCCTGGGCGCCGACGGCGAGGCCCGTGCGCCGCGCGTCGTGGTCGGCTTCGACGCCCGCCACAACTCGGACGTCTTCGCACGGGACTCCGCCGCCGTGTTCACGGCCGCGGGCCTGGAGGTCTTCCTCATGCCCTCCGCCCTGCCGACCCCTCTGCTCGCCTACGCGGTGCGGGCCCTCGACGCCGACGGCGGTGTCATGGTCACGGCCAGCCACAATCCGCCGCAGGACAACGGTTACAAGGTGTACCTCGGCGGGCGAGCGGTTCCGGAAGGCGCCCGTGGCTCGCAGATCGTGGAGCCGTACGACGCGAGGATCGCGGCGGCGATCGCCGCCGTAGGCCCGTCCGAGTCGATCGCCCTGGCGGAGTCCGGCTGGGAGGTCCTCCCGGCGTCCATCGAGGACGACTACCGCGCTGCAGTGGTCGCGCTGGCACTGCCCGACCGCTTCCCGGAGCGGGACCTGGACATCGTTCTCACTCCGATGCACGGCGTCGGTGGACGGACCACCGAGGCGGTGCTGCGCGCGGCCGGATTCGCGTCGGTGACGCAGGTCGCCGAGCAGGCGCAGCCCGACCCGGACTTCCCCACCGTGAGCTTCCCCAATCCGGAGGAGCCCGGTGCGCTCGATCTGGCCCTGGCCCTCGCCGCGGAGCGCGGCGCGGATGTGGTCCTGGCCAACGATCCCGACGCCGACCGCGCCGCCGTGGCTGCCTTCGACCCGGACGCCGACGGCGGCCGTGGCGCGTGGCGGATGCTGCGCGGCGACGAGGTGGGCGCTCTGCTGGGGGCCCACATGGCCGACCGCCTCGCGGGCCGGACCGAGGGCGTCTTCGCGAATTCGATCGTGTCCTCCCGGCTGCTGTCCCGCATCGCGGCGGCCGCCGGCTACGAGCACCGTGAGACTCTCACCGGGTTCAAGTGGATCTCCCGTGTCCCCGGACTCGTCTACGGCTACGAGGAGGCCCTCGGGTACTGCGTGGCGCCGGAGCTGGCCCGCGACAAGGACGGGATCTCCGCCGCCCTGCTGATCGCGGAGCTCGCGGCCCAGGCCAAGGCGCAGGGCTCCTCCCTCTTCGGTCTTCTCGACACGCTGGCGCTGGAGCACGGACTGCACGCGAGCGATCAGCTGAGCGTCCGGGTGGCCGATCTCAGCCTGCTGGACACCATGATGGCGGCCCTCCGCGCCACTCCCCCGGCGGCACTGGCGGAGTCCGCCGTCGTCGTGGCGCAGGACCTGTCGCAGGGCACGGAGGAGCTGCCCGGCACCAACGGGCTCAAGTACCTCAGCGAGGACGGCACGCAGGTGATCGTGCGGCCCAGCGGCACGGAACCGAAACTCAAGTGCTACCTCGAGGTGGTCGTGCCGGTGGACGGCGCGGACGCGCTGCCCGCGGCCAAGCGGGAGGCCCGACGCCGGCTGGACGCCGTGCTGGACGGCATGAGGTCCGCGCTGGGCGTCTGA